In Cuculus canorus isolate bCucCan1 chromosome 8, bCucCan1.pri, whole genome shotgun sequence, a single genomic region encodes these proteins:
- the LOC104063318 gene encoding myomegalin isoform X1, which produces MKETCRICARELCGNQRRWIFHTAAKLNLQVLLSHVLGRELCRDGKSEFACSKCAFMLDRIYRFDTVIARIEALSIERLQKLLLEKDRLKFCIASMYRRNNEDSSIDDRAGDGTVDLSNLPDVRYAALLQEDFAYSGYEYWTDQEDHSLEPHSCHASEGATNRPRRCRGCAALRVADADYEAICKVPRKVARSISCGLSSRWSASMGNEESFVCDAVESASTRGPVDGESMEEGTPESSVESLETTVEASTLQQKDEDADKGVKGNGKCDNSSDDRTTPNSSLSGNRLELALSLIKALDYKPLQSPRGSRLPIPVKSSLPPPKPSRDLADGSTPAGLVCASSAFLNADRRSFSRAPLGLSLEISDLQELWDDFCEDYVPLRVQNRQDEHQQPPAPCDPAAGEHVSDLRAAELQGKIHQFEADNKLLQEKLNELKLELKSVQETSQRQDRTIQSLNEALKSKESKAEELHHIIEGQNETMAKLRDMLHRSHVGQLQMSESPLSSQEQQMSLLDLQNTLFCTKLEVQKLKGAQCQKEHQLAEARRATQLLEIMVHEEEQQKEATWKHNQELRAVVQQLQTELQDKAQQLQVVEQEKCRELQAQEQRVQHLSQHLAHKEQLLQESRELLQCQQSLDKSPAAMKAMLEKLQQRISDRDAALERAVDEKFCALEKKEQELQQLHLSIRERGGDLERLRSVLSSNETMIHSLESLLKAKTLELEQVLASCQNLCWLKEEIEAKSCSRQKEQEGIIQQLQTCLHDRNKEVEELTATLLCKLGPGQSEIAEELCLRLQHKEKMLQDLLSDRNRQTVEHDAEIRELLQAMSAREQQSQVAAEKMAHALAERSCELQLLRQHVLRKEPVGTQSAGARLLKQDKQLMQERTCGATAAAGPTQGDSSCKTEGVSMSAAELEKDLVNAKDELELLAKKERESRRELTALKSLVATQEEELQVQASDIESLTRTIQMKEDLIKDLQMQLVDPEEIPAIERLTQEVLVLREKVAIAESRGQEATGNRRQQLLLMLEGLVAERNRLNEALQAERQLYGSLVKFHTHTDSAARDHALQVELEGVQELRGQLEEALGRSLECLSRLETQGAIGGQSTGTNADGVSSNLTQSTEEEAAHSAAPLHSSHQAPKEIGGTERASVGSMAPTMAEQELQAEEELRELKVQLEEAGFSSVSHIRKAMLSLCLENAELKERMGEATSLLESGEQEEVSLGSCSLAPKPRRLQRKNRSALGDCPVGGSGDGQRLPAEREAVPAKRPAIEAGSQGDVPKRLCPGTPGGGHESHAEGTASSGGWLRLGAELRSQVVQGQRQCQELQDKLAASEATVQAQAEQLEKYLRCEPHAQQLSKQVQVDFQDLGYETCGRSETEADRDETTSPECEEPDVFSEPSLGEELGCPYWPGMPGEGKAAKKAVAPGDVGALHQHIQDLKAQLLNANKVIQSLQRRARSISVTSGYTSGAERPLPGPTALASPGHSLTDEDEGWQSDGHSTLCPPTLRAHSDLQQLVHRVTLLEAQLPATKPGGVLPKELQSATWPGKYNSLIQAQARELSHLRQTLREGRGVSHSLTQHLRDALRSFEDLLRGTDIDYYLGQGFREQLAQGRQLAERLNDKLGTRDRQDGKDKTSHELLAMRLSQELQEKERMIESLEAKLQDRCESPGSSWPPSESSHSATSTSFVSERLEPCSDGDMDSECSQCHEEPARLTGLHFDSLSKPVSAPLPALAPGLPPFLPDGLPLTVAPLLGCCGTPICSLAEAQQELQVLRRQLGESESVPPAWGGTLPMAPTKPTTPLGQFDEGSKAPASLCRHRELQSLAEPSRATEARGLWAVPAPSRPLYGALPSGYPSSQKLTGADLLEEHLVEIRSLRQRLEESICANDRLREQLECRLASTSKASGLPSDVYTQGLEPRLQLSGENQALREDNRTLQLQCDHLSQELARVQEALQAACSRAREAEAELGQRRGEQQRLSEELAERQETIRQLRDERCSLQEDNNRLQHTVILLQQQSEEYRLLLQTLHTELHIYKNLPGPSTKTRAGCFPSPPVRDVGMNSAAPLFSPLPSDVSVAQRMDEPCGTNPPLRKSEGMTGAHVVGCLDTYQALEQHILEGKALAYELMCLSRPALGLPGCLLPGKEVKHGQDRAGDSRGTAPALRTMCKASSESATSLEPCRAGVWQSASRPRTVAGTALSCEAGHGGSPDAGAPAAPAPAPLSCRSWGGRAWGTSGEVPATCTTSSRSARLSLLLSGALCCPSALPKTRARSRHCRARSQHCGPSSLRGRMLCRAQPSSCAAQPGSRTAWSTSFDQDPQRAAQGQNKPGGDGPAGSVRCMSPRQGRE; this is translated from the exons atgaAGGAAACGTGTCGGATCTGCGCCCGGGAGCTGTGCGGCAACCAGCGGCGATGGATCTTCCACACGGCGGCCAAGCTGAACCTCCAGGTGCTGCTCTCCCATGTCCTGGGCCGGGAGCTGTGCCGGGACGGCAAATCCGAGTTCGCTTGCAGCAAGTGTGCCTTCATGCTGGACCGCATCTACAGGTTTGACACCGTCATCGCGCGCATTGAAGCCCTCTCCATTGAGcgtctgcagaagctgctgctggagaaagacCGCCTCAAGTTCTGCATTGCAAGCATGTACCGCAGGAACAATGAAGACTCCAGCATAGATGACAGAGCTGGGGATGGGACTGTGGACCTTTCTAACCTGCCTGATGTACGGTACGCTGCCCTCCTTCAGGAGGACTTCGCTTATTCTGGATATGAATATTGGACGGATCAAGAAGACCACAGTTTGGAGCCACACAGCTGCCATGCTTCAGAGGGAGCGACTAACCGGCCACGGCGTTGCCGTGGCTGTGCTGCCCTGCGAGTGGCCGATGCTGACTATGAAGCCATTTGCAAAGTGCCGCGCAAGGTGGCAAGAAGCATCTCCTGCGGGCTGTCCAGCCGGTGGTCGGCCAGCATGGGCAATGAAGAGTCATTCGTGTGTGATGCAGTGGAGTCTGCCAGCACCAGAGGGCCTGTGGATGGCGAAAGTATGGAGGAAGGCACGCCTGAGTCTTCTGTTGAGTCCCTGGAAACGACTGTGGAGGCGAGCACTCTGCAGCAGAAGGACGAAGATGCAGATAAGGGTGTGAAAGGGAATGGGAAATGTGACAATTCCTCAGATGATCGTACAACCCCAAACTCTTCACTGAGTGGGAACAGGCTGGAGCTGGCCCTCAGCCTGATCAAGGCTTTGGACTACAAACCCCTTCAGAGCCCTCGAGGCAGCAGGCTACCTATTCCTGTCAAGTCCAGCTTGCCCCCTCCCAAGCCCAGCCGTGACTTGGCAGATGGCAGCACTCCTGCTGGCTTAGTGTGTGCCAGTTCTGCCTTCCTCAACGCAGACAGAAGATCCTTTTCCAGAGCTCCTTTGGGTCTTTCCCTGGAGATTTCTGatctgcaggagctgtgggatGACTTCTGTGAGGATTATGTGCCGCTGCGGGTACAG AATCGGCAGGATGAACATCAGCAGCCACCAGCTCCATGTGACCCTGCAGCAGGGGAACACGTGTCTGATCTCcgtgctgcagagctgcagggcaaAATCCATCAATTTGAGGCTGACAACAAG ttgTTACAGGAAAAGCTGAATGAACTGAAGCTTGAATTAAAATCTGTCCAAGAAACATCACAGAGGCAAGATCGTACAATCCAGAGTCTGAATGAGGCCCTGAAGAGCAAAGAGAGTAAG GCAGAAGAGCTGCACCATATCATCGAAGGGCAGAATGAGACGATGGCCAAGCTGCGGGACATGTTACACAGAAGCCATGTGGGACAGTTGCAG ATGTCAGAGAGCCCACTGTCATCCCAGGAGCAGCAAATGTCACTGTTAGATCTTCAGAACACGCTTTTCTGCACCAAGCTGGAGGTGCAAAAACTGAAAGGAGCCCAGTGCCAGAAAGAGCACCAACTAGCTGAAGCTAGGAGAGCAACCCAGCTTCTAGAGATCATGGTGCatgaggaagagcagcagaaagaggcAACCTGGAAACACAATCAG GAACTGCGCGCTGTGGTACAGCAActgcagacagagctgcagGACAAGGCTCAGCAGCTCCAGGTGGTGGAGCAGGAGAAGTGCCGTGAGCTGCAGGCTCAGGAGCAGAGAGTTCAGCATTTGAGTCAGCATCTGGCTCACAAGGAACAGCTTCTGCAG GAATCACGGGAACTACTGCAATGCCAGCAAAGCTTGGACAAGAGCCCTGCAGCCATGAAAGCCATGTTGGAGAAACTGCAGCAGCGAATCAGCGACAGGGATGCTGCTCTGGAG CGAGCAGTAGATGAGAAGTTCTGTgccctggagaagaaggagcaAGAGCTGCAACAGCTCCACCTTTCAATAAGGGAGCGTGGAGGGGACCTGGAGAGGCTGCGCAGTGTCCTATCCAGCAATGAGACCATGATTCAT AGCCTGGAGAGCCTCCTGAAAGCTAAAACACTGGAACTAGAGCAGGTGTTGGCATCCTGCCAAAACCTCTGCTGGCTCAAGGAAGAGATCGAGGCCAAatcctgcagcaggcagaaggagcaggagggaatcatccagcagctgcagaccTGCTTGCATGACAGGAATAAAGAAGTGGAG GAGCTTACAGCAACTCTGCTGTGCAAGCTGGGCCCAGGGCAGAGTGAAATagcagaggagctgtgcttgCGCCTCCAACACAAGGAGAAGATGCTGCAGGATCTCCTCAGTGACAGGAACCGTCAGACCGTGGAGCATGATGCTGAAATCCGTGAGCTGCTGCAGGCCATGagtgccagggagcagcagagccaa GTGGCTGCTGAGAAGATGGCGCACGCTTTGGCTGAAAGGAGCTGTGAGTTACAACTTCTGCGCCAGCATGTGTTGAGAAAGGAGCCTGTTGGGACCCAGTCAGCTGGTGCCAGGCTGTTGAAGCAGGACAAACAGCTTATGCAA GAAAGAACTTGTGGAGCTACAGCCGCTGCTGGACCCACCCAGGGAGACAGCAGCTGCAAGACAGAGGGAG TTTCGATGTCAGCGGCAGAACTGGAGAAGGATCTTGTTAATGCCAAAGACGAGCTGGAGCTACTggcaaagaaggaaagggaaagcagg CGAGAGCTCACTGCTCTCAAGTCTCTTGTGGCCACACAAGAAGAAGAGCTTCAGGTGCAGGCCTCGGATATCGAGTCCTTGACTAGGACCATCCAGATGAAAGAGGACCTCATCAAG GATCTGCAGATGCAGCTGGTGGATCCTGAAGAAATTCCAGCCATAGAAAGGCTGACACAAGAAGTGCTAGTGCTTCGGGAGAAAGTGGCCATAGCAGAGTCAAGAGGACAAGAGGCTACTGGAAACAGAAGGCAGCAG TTGTTACTGATGCTTGAAGGCCTGGTGGCTGAAAGGAATCGGTTAAATGAGGCTCTCCAGGCAGAGAGGCAGCTCTATGGCAGCCTGGTAAagtttcacacacacacagatag TGCTGCAAGAGACCACGCTCTACAGGTGGAGCTGGAGGGGGTCCAGGAGCTCCGGGGACAGCTGGAAGAAGCTCTTGGAAGAAGCTTGGAGTGTTTGAGCAGGCTGGAGACTCAGGGCGCCATAGGAG GTCAGTCTACAGGGACAAATGCTGATGGTGTCAGCAGTAATCTCACCCAGAGCACTGAAGAGGAGGCAGCTCACAGCGCAGCACCCCTGCAC AGCAGCCACCAAGCCCCTAAGGAAATTGGAGGCACTGAGAGGGCCTCAGTGGGGAGCATGGCACCCACTatggcagagcaggagctgcaggcagaagaGGAGCTGCGGGAGTTgaaggtgcagctggaggaagcTGGCTTCTCCTCAGTCTCTCACATCAG GAAGGCGATGCTGAGCCTGTGCCTGGAGAATGCGGAGCTGAAGGAGCGGATGGGTGAAGCCACGTCGCTGCTGGAGAGTGGGGAGCAAGAGGAGGTTTCGCTGGGCAGCTGCTCCCTGGCCCCCAAGCCCCGCAGGCTGCAGCGGAAGAACCGCAGTGCCCTTGGGGACTGCCCAGTTGGTGGCAGCGGGGATGGCCAGCGGCtcccagcagagagggaagCTGTGCCTGCCAAACGCCCAGCGATTGAGGCGGGATCCCAGGGTGATGTGCCAAAGAGACTCTGCCCTGGTACTCCAGGTGGAGGGCATGAAAGCCAC GCGGAGGGCACAGCCAGCAGTGGGGGCTGGCTGAGGCTGGGTGCAGAGCTGCGCTCCCAGGTGGTGCAGGGCCAAAGGCagtgccaggagctgcaggacaaGCTTGCTGCCTCAGAGGCCACAGTGCAGGCACAAGCTGAGCAGCTGGAGAAGTATCTGCGCT GTGAACCCCATgcccagcagctcagcaagcAAGTGCAAGTGGACTTCCAGGACCTAGGCTATGAGACGTGTGGGCGAAGCGAGACCGAGGCTGACCGGGATGAGACCACCAGCCCTG AGTGTGAGGAGCCAGATGTATTCAGCGAGCCCAGCctgggagaggagctggggtGCCCATACTGGCCAGGGATGCCTGGGGAGGGCAAAGCTGCCAAGAAAGCTGTGGCACCAGGGGATGTGGGGGCCCTACACCAGCATATCCAGGACCTCAAGGCACAGCTACTCAATGCCAACAAGGTGATCCAGAGCCTGCAGCGCCGTGCCCGCTCCATTTCTGTCACCAGTGGCTACACCTCAGGTGCTGAGAGGCCCCTACCGGGTCCCACAGCCCTGGCCTCCCCGGGCCACAGCCTCACTGATGAGGACGAGGGCTGGCAGTCCGATGGCCACAGCACCCTCTGCCCACCCACCCTGCGGGCACACAGCGACCTGCAGCAACTGGTTCACCGCGTCACCCTCCTCGAGGCGCAGCTGCCCGCAACcaaacctggaggtgttttgcCCAAGGAGCTGCAATCTGCCACCTGGCCAGG GAAATACAACTCGCTGATCCAAGCACAGGCTCGGGAGCTCTCCCACCTGCGGCAGACACTGCGGGAGGGCCGTGGTGTGAGCCACAGCCTGACTCAGCACCTGCGTGATGCCCTGCGGTCTTTTGAGGATCTCCTCCGTGGCACTGACATCGACTActacctgggccagggcttccgGGAGCAGCTGGcccagggcaggcagctggCTGAGAGGCTCAATGACAAGCTGGGCACCA GAGATCGACAAGATGGGAAGGATAAAACCAGCCATGAACTCCTGGCAATGAG GCTCAgccaggagctccaggagaaggagaggatgaTTGAAAGCTTGGAGGCAAAGCTGCAGGATCGTTGTGAgtccccaggcagcagctggccACCCTCTGAGTCGTCCCACTCTGCCACCAGCACCTCCTTCGTGTCCGAGAGGCTGGAGCCCTGCTCCGATGGGGACATGGACAGCGAATGCAGCCAGTGCCATGAGGAGCCTGCCCGACTCACAG GCCTTCACTTTGACTCTTTGTCCAAACCTGTCAGTGCCCCCCTGCCTGCGCTGGCCCCTGGGCTGCCCCCCTTCCTGCCTGATGGGCTCCCCCTCACTGTGGCCCCCCTCCTGGGCTGTTGCGGGACCCCCATCTGCTCCCTGGCTGAGGCACAGCAGGAACTGCAGGTGCTCCGGAGGCAGCTGGGAGAAAGTGAGAGCGTGCCTCCAGCATGGG GTGGGACGCTGCCCATGGCACCAACAAAGCCCACAACCCCACTGGGCCAATTCGACGAGGGCAGCAAAGCCCCAGCGTCTCTCTGCCGacacagggagctgcagagcttgGCCGAGCCCTCCAGGGCCACTGAGGCACGTGGCCTTTGGGCTGTACCTGCTCCTAGCCGGCCGCTCTATGGGGCCCTGCCCTCGGGGTACCCCTCCAGCCAGAAGCTAACAG GGGCGGACCTGCTGGAAGAGCACTTGGTGGAGATCCGCAGCCTGCGCCAGCGTCTCGAGGAGTCCATCTGCGCCAATGACCGGCTCCGGGAGCAGCTCGAATGCCGCCTGGCCTCCACCAGCAAGGCCAGCG GGTTGCCCAGCGATGTCTACACTCAGGGGCTGGAGCCAAGGCTGCAGCTGAGCGGGGAGAACCAGGCTCTGCGTGAGGACAACCGAACCCTGCAGCTCCAGTGTGACCACCTCTCCCAAG AGCTGGCACGCGTGCAGGAGGCGCTGCAGGCTGCCTGCTCCCGGGCACGGGAGGCTGAAGCAGAGCTGGGCCAGAGGCgtggggagcagcagaggctgtCGGAGGAGCTTGCTGAGCGCCAAGAGACCATCCGGCAGCTTCGGGATGAGAGGTGCTCTCTGCAGGAAGACAACAACAG gctgcagcacacagtgattctcctgcagcagcagagtgagGAGTACCGCCTGCTCCTGCAGACCCTGCACACGGAGCTGCACATCTACAAGAACCTCCCTGGTCCCTCCACCAAGACCCGTGCAG GCTGCTTCCCATCTCCTCCGGTGCGGGATGTTGGCATGAACTCAGCAgctcccctcttctccccattGCCCTCTGATGTGTCGGTGGCCCAGCGGATGGATG AGCCATGTGGGACAAACCCACCGTTGAGGAAGAGTGAGGGTATGACAGGGGCTCATGTTGTGGGCTGCCTGGACACCTACCAGGCCCTGGAACAGCACATCCTGGAGGGGAAAGCGCTGGCCTATGAGCTGATGTGTCTCTCGCGCCCTGCACTCGGGCTCCCTGGCTGCCTTCTCCCAGGAAAGGAGGTAAAGCATGGGCAGGACAGGGCTGGTGACAGCAGGGGGACAGCTCCTGCTCTGCGGACGATGTGTAAAGCATCTTCCGAGTCCGCCACCAGCCTCGAGCCTTGCAGGGCTGGCGTGTGGCAGTCAGCATCCAGGCCCAGGACTGTTGCTGGCACTGCCCTGTCATGTGAGGCTGGGCATGGTGGTTCCCCAGATGCAggtgctccagcagcacctgctcCCGCACCCCTCTCCTGCAGGTCCTGGGGTGGACGGGCGTGGGGCACCTCTGGGGAAGTGCCAGCAACCTGCACCACGTCCTCGAGGAGTGCACGTCTCTCCTTGCTGCTTTCTGGAGCACTGTGCTGCCCATCAGCCCTGCCAAAAACCAGGGCAAG GAGCAGGCACTGCAGGGCGAGATCGCAGCACTGCGGGCCCAGCTCTCTGAGAGGGAGGatgctctgcagagcacagccGAGCAGCTGCGCAGCACAGCCCGGCTCAAGGACAGCATGGAGCACTTCATT TGACCAAGACCCACAACGTGCTGCGCAAGGCCAGAACAAACCTGGAG GTGACGGCCCAGCAGGCTCTGTCCGTTGCATGagccccaggcagggcagggagtgA